A region of Deltaproteobacteria bacterium DNA encodes the following proteins:
- a CDS encoding NCS2 family permease, producing MSRRVTAQPWLVPGDVDGFFGLFVDNLIQLLLILALCTGALGFPRDLVIGTVIPGAVLSIAVGNLFYAWQAQRLSAVEGRTDVTALPYGINTVSLFAYVFLVMLPVKLAAERGGAPPDATARIAWQVGLAACFVSGAIELGGSLVADWVRRHTPRAALLSTLAGIAISFIAIDFAIRTFASPLIALLPLGIVLTTYFSGAPMPGRVPGGAWAVAAGAGAAWLLAAAGEPSPVSAAAVSAGAGAVGLYAPAPVVGDLAAGLAHPLTRQFFVPVMLPMGLFNVLGSLQNIESAEAAGDAYPTRPSLAVNGVGSIVAAAFGSCFPTTIYIGHPGWKALGARSGYSVLNAAAFLVVALFGLTAWIAALVPIEAGMAIVLWIGIVITAQAFQATPRHHAPAVAVGLFPAIAAWGLLVATQTLAAAGIAAGDPGLAAAVLARPDAFRAAGLDLPGLVALSQGFMLACVVWSAVSAHLLDRRPAASAAWALVGAALAFFGFAHAGEAGPSGGIYHIGWGTGTRWAVGYVLCAAFFALMHVWMRRVDARRAPRAGA from the coding sequence ATGTCGCGCCGTGTGACCGCCCAGCCGTGGCTGGTGCCCGGCGACGTCGACGGTTTCTTCGGCCTGTTCGTCGACAACCTGATCCAACTCCTGTTAATCCTGGCGCTGTGCACCGGCGCGCTCGGGTTTCCGCGCGACCTGGTGATCGGCACCGTGATCCCGGGCGCCGTCTTGTCGATCGCCGTCGGCAATCTGTTTTACGCGTGGCAGGCACAGCGGCTGTCGGCGGTCGAAGGGCGGACCGACGTGACCGCGCTCCCGTACGGGATCAACACCGTGTCGCTGTTCGCGTACGTGTTCCTCGTCATGCTGCCGGTCAAGCTCGCGGCCGAACGCGGCGGCGCGCCGCCCGACGCCACGGCGCGGATCGCGTGGCAGGTCGGCCTCGCCGCGTGTTTCGTGTCGGGCGCGATCGAACTCGGCGGGTCGCTGGTGGCAGACTGGGTGCGCCGCCACACGCCGCGGGCGGCGCTGCTATCGACGTTGGCCGGCATCGCGATCAGCTTCATCGCGATCGACTTCGCGATCCGCACGTTCGCGAGCCCGCTGATCGCGCTGTTGCCGCTCGGCATCGTGCTCACGACGTATTTTTCCGGCGCGCCGATGCCGGGGCGGGTGCCCGGCGGCGCGTGGGCGGTCGCCGCAGGGGCCGGGGCCGCGTGGCTGTTGGCCGCCGCCGGCGAGCCGAGCCCGGTGAGCGCCGCCGCGGTGTCCGCCGGTGCCGGCGCGGTGGGTCTGTACGCGCCGGCGCCGGTGGTCGGCGATCTCGCGGCCGGCCTGGCGCACCCGCTCACCCGCCAGTTCTTCGTGCCGGTGATGCTGCCGATGGGGCTGTTCAACGTGCTCGGGTCGCTGCAGAACATCGAGTCGGCCGAGGCGGCCGGCGACGCCTACCCGACGCGGCCGTCGCTGGCGGTCAACGGCGTCGGTTCGATCGTCGCCGCCGCGTTCGGCTCGTGTTTCCCGACCACGATCTACATCGGCCATCCGGGATGGAAGGCGCTCGGCGCGCGCAGCGGCTACTCGGTCCTCAACGCGGCGGCGTTCTTGGTCGTCGCGCTGTTCGGCCTCACCGCCTGGATTGCGGCGCTGGTGCCGATCGAGGCGGGGATGGCGATCGTATTGTGGATCGGCATCGTCATCACCGCGCAGGCGTTCCAGGCGACGCCGCGGCACCACGCGCCGGCGGTCGCGGTCGGCCTGTTTCCGGCGATCGCGGCGTGGGGGCTGTTGGTCGCGACGCAAACCCTTGCGGCGGCGGGCATCGCCGCGGGCGATCCCGGGCTGGCCGCCGCCGTCCTCGCGCGCCCGGACGCATTTCGCGCGGCGGGGCTCGACCTGCCGGGGCTGGTCGCGCTGTCGCAGGGGTTCATGCTCGCGTGCGTGGTGTGGTCCGCGGTGTCGGCCCACCTGCTGGACCGCCGGCCCGCCGCGAGCGCGGCGTGGGCGCTCGTCGGCGCCGCGCTCGCGTTCTTCGGCTTCGCCCACGCCGGCGAGGCCGGCCCGTCGGGCGGCATCTACCACATCGGATGGGGCACCGGGACGCGGTGGGCGGTCGGCTACGTGCTGTGTGCCGCGTTTTTCGCGCTGATGCACGTGTGGATGCGCCGGGTGGACGCGCGCCGGGCGCCGCGCGCCGGTGCGTAA
- a CDS encoding HU family DNA-binding protein — translation MTKQELIDRIYRTRGLPNGVTKKAVKEIVDGVFSELSDYFVKSKVTRNQTPKFTYPGFGTFVKKKRAERNGRNPRNGAPIKIPAMRTLSFTASADLKAVMNADKK, via the coding sequence ATGACGAAGCAAGAGCTCATCGATCGCATTTACCGAACGCGCGGCCTGCCCAACGGTGTCACCAAGAAGGCGGTCAAGGAGATCGTGGACGGCGTGTTTAGCGAGCTGAGCGACTACTTCGTCAAGTCGAAGGTCACGCGCAACCAGACGCCGAAGTTCACGTACCCCGGGTTCGGCACGTTCGTGAAGAAGAAGCGCGCCGAGCGCAACGGACGCAATCCGCGCAACGGCGCGCCGATCAAGATCCCGGCGATGCGCACCCTGTCGTTCACCGCCAGCGCCGACCTCAAGGCGGTGATGAACGCCGACAAGAAGTAG
- a CDS encoding sigma-70 family RNA polymerase sigma factor, whose amino-acid sequence MDEPRVTSVASADKPPAAAAAPRTRARDGTDPDVDLIAACRRGDPRALELLYHRYKRRVFGLVTRIAGPGDAEEVAQEVFVRIYRGLAKFRGDSALSTWIYRLSVNAALSHVTRRPRPHEPDDALAAVAAPAAPASDPYLRARVERCLQQLPAGYRAVLVLHDVEGLSHEECAEILGCRVGTSKSQLHKARAKMRELLGPDVARQRGGRNR is encoded by the coding sequence ATGGACGAACCCCGCGTGACCTCCGTAGCTTCCGCCGACAAGCCGCCCGCGGCCGCCGCCGCGCCGCGCACGCGCGCGCGCGACGGCACCGACCCGGACGTCGACCTGATCGCCGCCTGCCGGCGGGGCGACCCGCGGGCCCTCGAACTGCTCTATCACCGCTACAAGCGCCGGGTCTTCGGCCTCGTGACGCGCATCGCCGGCCCCGGCGACGCCGAGGAGGTCGCCCAGGAGGTGTTCGTGCGCATCTACCGCGGGCTGGCCAAGTTCCGCGGCGACTCGGCGCTCAGCACGTGGATCTACCGGTTGTCGGTCAACGCGGCGCTGTCGCACGTGACCCGGCGGCCGCGGCCGCACGAGCCGGACGACGCGCTCGCCGCGGTGGCGGCTCCGGCGGCCCCGGCGTCCGACCCGTACCTGCGCGCGCGGGTCGAGCGCTGCCTGCAGCAACTGCCGGCCGGCTACCGGGCCGTGCTCGTGTTGCACGACGTCGAGGGGCTGTCGCACGAGGAGTGCGCCGAGATCCTCGGCTGTCGCGTCGGCACGTCGAAGTCGCAGCTGCACAAGGCGCGCGCCAAGATGCGCGAGCTGCTCGGCCCGGACGTGGCGCGCCAGCGGGGAGGGCGCAATCGATGA
- a CDS encoding class II aldolase/adducin family protein, which yields MRACAGSRGGFRDLAGAPMRAGRLAGGGGVCLRCAAVYDEGVIKFEADHRVEPLSRARYGDVACKLVAWREVMAKTQLVGQDPARYGGAGYGNVSARVGPPSAPRGARAFLVTGTQTGGKSRLTLDDFCVVERYDYRRNRVVSAGAILPSSESMTHGSIYDLSPHIRFVLHAHSPAIWRRARDLRLPTTDPAVAYGTPQMAEEVQRLYRTSALAERRVFAMGGHEDGIVAFGHTLAEAGQVLICALASAWELECRAV from the coding sequence GTGCGCGCGTGCGCCGGATCGCGCGGCGGTTTTCGCGACCTCGCCGGCGCGCCGATGCGCGCCGGCCGTCTGGCCGGAGGGGGCGGGGTGTGTTTACGATGCGCCGCGGTGTACGACGAGGGCGTCATCAAGTTCGAGGCGGACCACCGGGTCGAGCCGCTGTCGCGCGCGCGCTACGGCGACGTGGCGTGCAAGCTGGTCGCGTGGCGGGAGGTGATGGCCAAGACGCAGCTCGTCGGCCAGGATCCCGCCCGGTATGGCGGCGCCGGGTACGGCAACGTGAGCGCGCGCGTCGGGCCACCGTCGGCGCCGCGGGGCGCGCGCGCGTTCCTCGTCACCGGCACCCAGACCGGCGGCAAGTCGCGGCTGACCCTGGACGACTTCTGCGTGGTCGAGCGCTACGACTACCGGCGCAATCGCGTGGTGAGCGCCGGCGCCATCCTGCCGTCGTCGGAGTCGATGACGCACGGGTCGATCTACGACCTGTCGCCGCACATCCGGTTCGTGTTGCACGCGCACTCGCCCGCGATCTGGCGGCGCGCGCGGGACCTGCGGTTGCCCACGACCGATCCGGCGGTCGCGTACGGCACGCCGCAGATGGCCGAGGAGGTGCAGCGCCTGTACCGGACGTCGGCGCTGGCCGAGCGGCGCGTGTTCGCGATGGGCGGCCACGAGGACGGCATCGTCGCGTTCGGCCACACGTTGGCCGAGGCCGGCCAGGTGCTCATCTGCGCGCTGGCCAGCGCGTGGGAGCTGGAATGTCGCGCCGTGTGA
- a CDS encoding DNA alkylation response protein, which produces MTSDTPFRVLARPRAQSPNFYRQDPVLRRLLPTLVSQPAHDWLAPQLDRMGAAAASAHVNRLSDVADKQSPVLRRYDPLGNRIDAIDYHPAYRELEELAYGSGMIACKYDPELRARFPGDLQVAGFALTFLFAQTECGLSCPVCMTDGVARLIELFGDDAQKRTYIPRLAARDRDALVRGAMFLTEKQGGSDVGANATRAVRDGDRFRLYGEKWFCSNVDAEAILILARPDGAPGGTRGLGLFLMLRDLPDGTRNGYRIERLKDKLGVRSMPTGEVVIDGAVAEQVGALDRGFKQMAEMLNLSRLYNAFCSVSIVRRAAFEATDYLRARDTFGKPAIGHPLVRENLADLHAEEIAAKHAVFHLADQLDRADTGSERDAHLVRMLTPMVKYTTAKLAVWAASEGIELVGGNGYIEDSVMPRLLRDAQVLPVWEGTTNILVLDTLRAASKGCHTALFDETDARLARASGPEAERVGDLARWTRAELAEFAGLSPDQVAPRAKRWADRTLLAYELATLLATGDAVDAAAARRLIRRHIDPDAPVRSEDIDALVDGTVGEPA; this is translated from the coding sequence ATGACGAGCGACACCCCGTTTCGCGTGTTGGCGCGCCCGCGCGCCCAGTCCCCGAACTTCTACCGGCAGGACCCGGTGCTGCGGCGGCTGCTGCCGACGCTGGTGAGCCAACCGGCGCACGACTGGCTCGCGCCGCAGCTCGATCGCATGGGCGCCGCGGCCGCGAGCGCGCACGTCAACCGGCTGTCGGACGTCGCCGACAAGCAGTCGCCCGTGCTGCGCCGCTACGATCCGCTCGGCAACCGGATCGACGCGATCGACTACCACCCGGCCTACCGCGAGCTCGAGGAGCTGGCCTACGGCTCGGGCATGATCGCGTGCAAGTACGACCCGGAGCTGCGCGCCCGGTTCCCGGGCGACCTGCAGGTCGCGGGGTTTGCGCTCACGTTCCTGTTCGCGCAGACCGAGTGCGGCCTGTCGTGCCCGGTGTGCATGACCGACGGCGTCGCCCGCCTGATCGAGCTGTTCGGCGACGACGCGCAAAAGCGCACGTACATTCCGCGCCTGGCGGCCCGCGACCGCGACGCGCTGGTTCGCGGGGCGATGTTCCTCACCGAGAAACAGGGCGGCTCGGACGTCGGCGCCAACGCCACGCGCGCGGTGCGCGACGGCGATCGCTTCCGCCTGTACGGCGAAAAGTGGTTCTGCTCCAACGTCGACGCCGAGGCGATCCTGATTCTGGCGCGCCCCGACGGCGCGCCCGGCGGCACCCGCGGCCTCGGCCTGTTCCTGATGCTGCGCGACCTGCCGGACGGAACTCGCAACGGCTACCGGATCGAGCGGCTCAAGGACAAGCTGGGCGTCCGGTCGATGCCGACGGGCGAGGTCGTGATCGACGGCGCGGTCGCCGAGCAGGTCGGCGCCCTCGACCGCGGCTTCAAGCAGATGGCCGAGATGCTCAACCTGTCGCGGCTGTACAACGCGTTCTGCTCGGTGTCGATCGTTCGCCGCGCCGCGTTCGAGGCCACCGATTACCTGCGCGCGCGCGATACGTTCGGCAAGCCGGCGATCGGCCACCCGCTGGTCCGCGAGAACCTCGCCGACCTGCACGCCGAAGAGATCGCCGCCAAGCACGCCGTGTTCCACCTCGCCGACCAGCTCGACCGCGCCGACACCGGCAGCGAGCGCGACGCGCACCTGGTCCGCATGCTCACCCCGATGGTCAAGTACACCACCGCCAAGCTGGCGGTGTGGGCCGCGTCCGAGGGCATCGAACTGGTCGGCGGCAACGGCTACATCGAGGACAGCGTGATGCCGCGGCTGTTGCGCGACGCGCAGGTGCTGCCAGTGTGGGAGGGCACGACGAACATCCTCGTGCTCGACACGCTGCGGGCCGCGTCCAAGGGCTGTCACACCGCGCTGTTCGACGAGACGGACGCCCGGCTCGCGCGCGCGTCGGGGCCGGAGGCCGAGCGCGTCGGCGATCTGGCGCGGTGGACGCGCGCCGAGCTCGCCGAGTTCGCCGGCCTGTCGCCGGACCAGGTGGCACCGCGCGCCAAGCGGTGGGCCGACCGCACCCTGCTCGCCTACGAGCTGGCCACGCTGCTGGCGACCGGCGACGCGGTGGACGCGGCGGCGGCCCGCCGGCTGATCCGCCGCCACATCGACCCGGACGCGCCGGTGCGCTCCGAGGATATCGACGCGCTCGTCGACGGGACGGTCGGCGAGCCCGCGTAG
- the amrA gene encoding AmmeMemoRadiSam system protein A: protein MPYDHILTDDEKRELLRIARATLREYTRTGFVPPGRPHRQSLLDPAGAFVTLHRDGQLRGCIGTLQETQPLYKVVQEMTVAAASRDGRFEPVRAEEVDDIDIEISVLGGRRRVRGPDEIEVGRHGLCLTKAFHRGLLLPQVAVEHGWDAQTFLDHVCLKAGLPPGSWRAPDAVVEVFTAQVFGERDLPARG from the coding sequence ATGCCGTACGACCACATCCTCACCGATGACGAAAAGCGCGAGCTGCTGCGCATCGCGCGCGCGACCCTGCGCGAGTACACGCGCACCGGCTTCGTCCCGCCGGGCCGCCCGCACCGCCAGTCGTTGCTCGATCCGGCCGGCGCGTTCGTCACCCTGCACCGCGACGGCCAGTTGCGCGGGTGCATCGGCACCCTGCAGGAGACCCAGCCGCTGTACAAGGTCGTCCAGGAGATGACCGTGGCCGCGGCGTCGCGCGACGGCCGGTTCGAGCCGGTGCGCGCCGAGGAGGTCGACGACATCGACATCGAGATCTCGGTGCTCGGCGGCCGCCGTCGCGTTCGCGGCCCCGACGAGATCGAAGTCGGCCGCCACGGCCTGTGCCTGACCAAAGCATTCCACCGCGGTCTGCTGTTACCCCAGGTCGCCGTCGAGCACGGCTGGGACGCACAGACCTTCCTCGACCACGTGTGCCTCAAGGCGGGGCTGCCACCGGGGAGCTGGCGCGCCCCCGACGCGGTCGTCGAGGTGTTCACCGCTCAGGTGTTCGGCGAGCGCGACCTGCCGGCGCGCGGCTGA